GGGCCATGCGCATTTCGGCGGCCGCACCGAGCATGCAGTCCAGCCGCGTCATCATCACCATGCCGATGATGGTGGCCACGCCCCTGCCCTCCTCGCCCACGCGCCACGCCTGCGCGCCGCAGAACTCCACTTCGCTGGACGCGTTGGACCAGTCGCCCAGCTTGTCCTTCAGGCGCATCAGGTGGAAGGCATTGCGATCGCCATCGGCCAGCCGCCGCGGCATCAGCAGGCAGGTCAGCCCACCCGGCGCCTGCGCCAGCACCAGGAAGCCATCGGACATCGGCGCCGAGAAGAACCACTTGTGCCCGACCAGGCGGTAGCGTTCGCCATCGATGGGCTCAGCCCGCGTGCTGTTGGCGCGCACGTCCGAACCGCCCTGCTTTTCGGTCATGCCCATGCCCAGGGTGATGCCGGCCTTGTCGGCCACCGGCACGTCGCGTGCGTCGTACACGGGTGAGGCCGCCTTGCGCGCCCACTCGGCCAGGTGCGGCTGCGCCTGCAGCACTGCCACCGCGGCATGGGTCATGGTCAGCGGGCAGCTGGTGCCGGCTTCCGCCTGGTGGTGCAGGTAGCTCAATGCCGCCCGCGCGACGTGCACGCCGGGCTGTGGCTCATGCCAGGACAGCCCGGACACGCCATGCTGCTTGGCCGCGTGCATCAACTGGTGGTACGCCGGGTGGAAGTCCACGGTATCGATGCGGTGGCCCTGCGCATCGTGCGTGCGCAGCCGTGGCCGGTCGCGGTTGGCATCGAAGCCCAGCTGGTAAAGCTGGTTGCCGGCCAGCCCGCCATATATCCCCAGCCGCGGCGCGAAAGCGGCCGCGCCCTCGCGCTGCACCGCTTCCATCAGCGCCACGTCGTCGGTCCACAGCTGGCGGCCCGCAAACGGCGGCGGCTGGTTCAGCACCACGTGGGTTTCAAAGGGCGCGCTGCTGCTGAAGCTCGGTCCGTTCATCGGTTCCATCCTGCGGGCGAGAAGGCTGCGCGCCGATTGTGCAGCATCGTCCGGCAACCCCGCGTTCAGGCCGGTTCTCGCCCCGTGCACGAGCACCGCGCGACAGTGCAGGCATGGCAGTCAAAGACGATCTGGTGGTACTTCG
This genomic stretch from Stenotrophomonas sp. SAU14A_NAIMI4_5 harbors:
- a CDS encoding acyl-CoA dehydrogenase family protein, which encodes MNGPSFSSSAPFETHVVLNQPPPFAGRQLWTDDVALMEAVQREGAAAFAPRLGIYGGLAGNQLYQLGFDANRDRPRLRTHDAQGHRIDTVDFHPAYHQLMHAAKQHGVSGLSWHEPQPGVHVARAALSYLHHQAEAGTSCPLTMTHAAVAVLQAQPHLAEWARKAASPVYDARDVPVADKAGITLGMGMTEKQGGSDVRANSTRAEPIDGERYRLVGHKWFFSAPMSDGFLVLAQAPGGLTCLLMPRRLADGDRNAFHLMRLKDKLGDWSNASSEVEFCGAQAWRVGEEGRGVATIIGMVMMTRLDCMLGAAAEMRMALAQALHHARHRRTFGKPLVEHALMANVLADLALESEAATVLAMRIARAVDCAGSDPQEAALARLGTALGKYWVCKRAAAFVNEAQECLGGAGYVEESMLPRLYRQAPLNSIWEGSGNVQCLDVLRALGREPEVLLALRAELEAVADRDTGYAAALQRWASAPAPDESQARLFCERTVLLLQAALLLRARSPMAGVFVRSRLQGEHGLVFGTLPAGVDVGAMMARALPQ